One genomic window of Streptomyces sp. WP-1 includes the following:
- a CDS encoding sodium:proton antiporter, protein MSALMQVLPYLIAAYVFLTGCYGLATSRNLIHAVGCLSVCQVSTYILLLAVGYRSGGTAPVFSDIEPGTRPLVDPVVQALTLTDIVVGATVTALLLALVLQIVKRHGTLDPDELRELRG, encoded by the coding sequence ATGAGCGCCCTGATGCAGGTCCTGCCGTACCTGATCGCCGCCTATGTCTTCCTGACCGGCTGCTACGGCCTCGCCACCAGCCGCAATCTGATCCATGCCGTCGGCTGCCTCTCGGTGTGCCAGGTGTCCACCTACATCCTGCTCCTCGCGGTCGGCTACCGGTCCGGCGGCACCGCGCCCGTCTTCTCCGACATCGAGCCGGGCACCCGGCCGCTGGTGGACCCGGTGGTCCAGGCCCTCACCCTCACCGACATCGTGGTCGGTGCCACCGTCACCGCGCTGCTGCTCGCCCTGGTGCTCCAGATCGTCAAGCGGCACGGCACCCTCGACCCGGACGAACTGCGGGAGCTGCGCGGCTGA
- a CDS encoding complex I subunit 5 family protein, with product MPHLLPLLVAVPLLGAALLTAAGRRLPRPAAEVTGLVFCAATAALALVLLLNSAPPMVEWVGGWVPVGGESVGIEVIGDGPSLGMVSLVSLLTLSALAYSWRYFDEPPRGHAGSFPALMLVFQGAMCGFAIAGDLFNAFVFFELMSVVAYALTGFRIDEAKAVQGALNFGVVNSLGAYAMLTGIGLLYARTGELSMSKIGRGLDTSAGHGGPDALVLAAFVLVLTGLLVKAATVPFHFWLPDAHAVAPTPVCVLLSSVMVELGVYGVWRVYGTVFAGPGGIPAADLTRALVTLGVLTAVTGAVMCWYQRHIKRLLAFSTIAHTGLFLVAVGVLTPEGDDGAALYILGHAGVKAALFACAGALLDRFGSVDEHELHGRARELRATGVLFAVGGLALAGLPPFGTGLGKAVSEEAVGGPLTVVYVLASAVTAGAVLRVAARVFLGLGPPPEDTDAYETSGSAERPETSGLLGRVPDIMTTVPAVLLAAALAVGSVPGFGDLVARSVNEAGSGGARASAVWTLHGVLLGVVCAVLALALATAAVTRPRRPSAPAWLTPLRRLQSGHVGDYVAWLLLGTTLLAALALPGVLGG from the coding sequence ATGCCCCATCTGCTTCCGCTCCTCGTCGCGGTGCCGCTGCTCGGGGCCGCCCTGCTGACCGCCGCCGGACGCCGGCTGCCGCGGCCCGCCGCCGAGGTGACCGGCCTCGTCTTCTGCGCCGCGACGGCCGCGCTCGCCCTCGTACTCCTGCTGAACTCCGCGCCGCCGATGGTCGAATGGGTCGGCGGCTGGGTGCCCGTCGGCGGGGAGAGCGTCGGCATCGAGGTGATCGGGGACGGGCCCTCCCTCGGCATGGTCTCCCTGGTCTCGCTGCTCACCCTCTCCGCGCTCGCCTACTCCTGGCGCTACTTCGACGAGCCGCCGCGCGGCCACGCCGGTTCCTTCCCCGCGCTGATGCTGGTCTTCCAGGGCGCCATGTGCGGATTCGCCATCGCCGGGGACCTGTTCAACGCCTTCGTGTTCTTCGAGCTGATGAGCGTGGTGGCGTACGCGCTGACCGGCTTCCGCATCGACGAGGCCAAGGCCGTACAGGGCGCGCTGAACTTCGGGGTCGTCAACTCGCTCGGCGCGTACGCCATGCTGACCGGCATCGGCCTGCTCTACGCCCGCACCGGCGAGCTGTCCATGTCGAAGATCGGCCGGGGCCTGGACACGTCGGCCGGGCACGGCGGGCCGGACGCGCTGGTCCTCGCCGCGTTCGTGCTGGTACTGACCGGGCTGCTGGTGAAGGCGGCCACCGTGCCCTTCCACTTCTGGCTCCCCGACGCCCACGCCGTCGCCCCCACCCCGGTGTGCGTGCTGCTGTCCTCGGTGATGGTCGAACTCGGCGTCTACGGCGTCTGGCGCGTCTACGGCACCGTGTTCGCCGGACCCGGCGGCATCCCGGCCGCCGACCTGACCCGCGCCCTGGTCACCCTCGGCGTCCTCACGGCCGTGACCGGCGCCGTCATGTGCTGGTACCAGCGGCACATCAAACGGCTGCTCGCCTTCTCCACGATCGCGCACACCGGCCTGTTCCTGGTCGCCGTCGGCGTGCTCACCCCCGAGGGCGACGACGGGGCCGCCCTGTACATCCTCGGGCACGCCGGGGTGAAGGCCGCCCTGTTCGCCTGCGCGGGCGCGCTCCTCGACCGGTTCGGCAGCGTGGACGAGCACGAACTGCACGGCCGGGCACGCGAACTGCGGGCCACCGGTGTGCTGTTCGCGGTGGGCGGGCTCGCCCTCGCGGGGCTGCCGCCCTTCGGCACCGGGCTCGGCAAGGCGGTCAGCGAGGAGGCGGTCGGTGGGCCGCTGACGGTGGTGTACGTGCTCGCCTCGGCGGTCACGGCGGGCGCGGTGCTGCGGGTCGCCGCCCGGGTCTTCCTCGGCCTCGGGCCGCCGCCCGAGGACACCGACGCCTACGAGACCAGCGGCTCCGCGGAGCGGCCCGAGACGTCCGGGCTGCTGGGCCGGGTGCCCGACATCATGACGACGGTCCCGGCCGTGCTCCTCGCGGCGGCCCTCGCCGTGGGATCCGTCCCGGGCTTCGGCGACCTCGTGGCCCGCTCGGTCAACGAGGCGGGCTCGGGCGGCGCCCGGGCATCCGCCGTCTGGACCCTCCACGGCGTCCTGCTCGGAGTGGTCTGCGCCGTTCTCGCCCTGGCCCTCGCCACCGCCGCCGTCACCCGCCCCCGCCGCCCGTCCGCCCCCGCGTGGCTGACGCCCCTGCGCCGCCTCCAGTCCGGTCACGTCGGCGACTACGTCGCCTGGCTCCTCCTGGGCACCACCCTGCTGGCGGCGCTGGCCCTGCCGGGGGTGCTCGGCGGCTGA
- a CDS encoding glycosyltransferase family 39 protein yields the protein MATNVLDATAATGTGRRAPWKTPVGEPSYARPALLVLTVLAAVLYSWGIAHSQYHTFYADAARSMTGSWKAFFYGSFDPANSITLDKSPGFLWPQALSARLLGFHPWTLTLPQVLEGVASLLVLYRLVRRWAGTHAALIAATAFLVTPVAVGLFRTSVEDPAFTLCLLLAAEATQRAARAGRLRPLLLAGVWVGAAFQAKMLEAWAVLPALALVYLVSAPLALRRRLAHLGLAGLVTTAVSVSWMLPVTLVPAKDRPYVDGTTNNSAFSMVVGYNFLNRFGSLGISAAATGSVSATQGGGHRGDRERGAAGPGGVRADAHRASGRQGAQAAAGTSPLAAGGFGGAQNGWAKMFGTTLAAQTGWFYPFAAVAVACGLLWRRGRPRTDASRAGFLLWGAWLATYFLVFSAGSVGPHTYYMGVIAVPLAALTGAGTVLMWRAHRAGGRRAWALPGAVAATTVWSACLADRFAASFLPWLAPAVAALGLAAVVLLVLGRPERPRPGGRSALAGLAASLAALLLAPSAWAVQVFNPAYGTSGMGSVGPTTPNRERARGSSGPQAAGGRTASPSGFAALAGIASDGSLTPDERRLLDYTRAHRGGARYVFATTNWNAASPYILSAGADVLPLGGFSGKVPFPAQAGFRRLVATGQVRYVLAGGPAGLGPLAAGTGNTAAGPTVATRIADWVEATCAKVPASAYGGKETPAAPPAPGRAARTLYRCGPGQ from the coding sequence ATGGCAACGAACGTTCTCGACGCGACCGCCGCCACCGGCACCGGCCGCCGCGCACCATGGAAAACCCCGGTGGGCGAGCCCTCGTACGCCCGTCCGGCACTCCTGGTCCTCACCGTGCTCGCCGCGGTGCTCTACTCCTGGGGCATCGCCCATAGCCAGTACCACACCTTCTACGCCGACGCGGCCCGCAGCATGACGGGCAGCTGGAAGGCGTTCTTCTACGGCTCTTTCGACCCCGCGAATTCCATCACGCTCGACAAATCCCCGGGATTCCTGTGGCCGCAGGCGCTGTCCGCCCGCCTCCTCGGCTTCCACCCCTGGACCCTGACGCTGCCCCAGGTGCTGGAAGGCGTGGCGAGCCTGCTGGTGCTGTACCGCCTGGTGCGCCGCTGGGCCGGGACCCACGCGGCTCTCATCGCCGCGACGGCCTTCCTGGTGACCCCGGTCGCCGTCGGCCTGTTCCGCACCTCGGTGGAGGACCCGGCGTTCACCCTGTGCCTGCTGCTCGCCGCCGAGGCCACCCAGCGGGCCGCGCGGGCGGGCCGGCTGCGCCCGCTGCTGCTGGCCGGGGTCTGGGTGGGCGCCGCCTTCCAGGCGAAGATGCTGGAGGCGTGGGCCGTGCTGCCCGCCCTCGCCCTGGTGTACCTGGTCTCGGCCCCGCTCGCGCTGCGCCGCCGCCTCGCCCACCTCGGCCTGGCCGGCCTGGTGACGACCGCCGTCTCGGTCTCCTGGATGCTGCCGGTGACCCTCGTACCCGCCAAGGACCGCCCGTACGTGGACGGCACCACCAACAACTCCGCGTTCAGCATGGTCGTCGGCTACAACTTCCTGAACCGCTTCGGCTCGCTCGGCATCAGCGCGGCCGCCACCGGGAGCGTCAGCGCGACGCAGGGCGGCGGGCACCGGGGCGACCGGGAGAGGGGAGCGGCCGGACCCGGGGGCGTGCGCGCGGACGCGCACCGGGCCTCCGGACGGCAGGGCGCGCAGGCCGCCGCGGGCACCTCACCCTTGGCCGCGGGCGGGTTCGGCGGCGCGCAGAACGGGTGGGCGAAGATGTTCGGGACCACGCTCGCCGCCCAGACCGGCTGGTTCTACCCGTTCGCCGCCGTGGCCGTCGCCTGCGGGCTGCTCTGGCGGCGGGGCCGGCCGCGCACCGACGCCTCGCGCGCCGGGTTCCTGCTGTGGGGCGCCTGGCTCGCCACGTACTTCCTGGTGTTCAGCGCGGGGAGCGTCGGCCCGCACACGTACTACATGGGCGTGATCGCGGTGCCGCTCGCCGCGCTCACCGGCGCCGGGACGGTGCTGATGTGGCGCGCCCACCGCGCGGGCGGGCGGCGCGCCTGGGCCCTGCCGGGCGCGGTGGCGGCGACCACGGTGTGGAGCGCCTGCCTCGCCGACCGGTTCGCCGCCTCCTTCCTGCCGTGGCTGGCACCGGCCGTCGCCGCGCTCGGCCTCGCCGCCGTCGTCCTGCTGGTCCTCGGCCGCCCCGAACGGCCGCGCCCCGGGGGCCGGTCGGCGCTCGCCGGGCTCGCCGCCTCCCTCGCGGCCCTGCTCCTCGCCCCGAGCGCCTGGGCGGTGCAGGTCTTCAACCCGGCTTACGGCACCTCGGGCATGGGATCGGTGGGCCCGACCACCCCCAACCGGGAGCGGGCGAGGGGGAGTTCGGGACCCCAGGCCGCCGGGGGGCGCACGGCGTCCCCCTCCGGTTTCGCCGCCCTGGCCGGTATCGCCTCGGACGGCTCACTGACCCCCGACGAGCGCCGCCTCCTCGACTACACCCGCGCCCACCGGGGCGGCGCCCGCTATGTGTTCGCCACCACCAACTGGAACGCGGCCTCCCCGTACATCCTGTCGGCCGGCGCCGACGTCCTGCCGCTCGGCGGGTTCAGCGGCAAGGTGCCCTTCCCCGCCCAGGCCGGCTTCCGGCGGCTGGTGGCCACGGGGCAGGTCCGGTACGTGCTCGCGGGCGGCCCCGCAGGACTCGGCCCCCTGGCCGCCGGCACCGGCAACACGGCCGCCGGGCCGACCGTGGCGACGCGGATCGCCGACTGGGTCGAGGCCACCTGCGCGAAGGTCCCCGCCTCGGCGTACGGCGGCAAGGAGACCCCCGCCGCGCCCCCGGCCCCCGGGCGGGCCGCGAGGACGCTCTACCGCTGCGGCCCCGGCCAGTAG
- a CDS encoding ribose-phosphate pyrophosphokinase, with amino-acid sequence MRDIAVFSGSAHPELAKEVCAHLGVPLSPTRVSRFANDCLEVQLQANCRERDVFLIQPLVKPVQEHLVELLLMCDAARGASASRITVVMPHYSYARSDKKDAPRISIGGRLVADLMVAAGASRVLAMTLHSPQVHGFFSVPVDHLHALRELAAHFRQYDLSRTTVVSPDLGNAKEAAAFARRIGAQVAAGAKQRYADDRVSISSVIGEIAGRDVIVLDDEIAKGSTVLELLHRLRELGPRSIRVACTHGLFAAGALKRLGEQPDVLEIVCTNTVPIPADEHTDKLRVLSIAPALAEAVRRIHDGESVSALFEEG; translated from the coding sequence GTGCGCGACATCGCCGTCTTCAGCGGCAGTGCCCATCCCGAACTGGCCAAGGAGGTCTGCGCGCATCTGGGGGTGCCGCTGAGCCCCACCCGGGTCAGCCGGTTCGCCAACGACTGCCTGGAGGTACAGCTCCAGGCCAACTGCCGGGAACGGGACGTCTTCCTGATCCAGCCGCTGGTCAAACCGGTGCAGGAACACCTGGTGGAACTGCTGCTGATGTGCGACGCGGCCCGGGGCGCCTCCGCCTCCCGGATCACCGTCGTCATGCCGCACTACTCCTACGCCCGCTCCGACAAGAAGGACGCGCCCCGCATCTCCATCGGCGGCCGGCTCGTCGCCGACCTGATGGTGGCGGCGGGCGCGAGCCGGGTCCTCGCCATGACCCTGCACTCCCCGCAGGTGCACGGCTTCTTCTCGGTACCGGTGGACCATCTGCACGCGCTGCGCGAACTGGCCGCGCACTTCAGGCAGTACGACCTCTCGCGCACCACGGTGGTCTCCCCGGACCTCGGCAACGCCAAGGAGGCCGCCGCGTTCGCCCGGCGCATCGGCGCGCAGGTGGCGGCCGGTGCCAAGCAGCGGTACGCGGACGACCGGGTGAGCATCAGCTCCGTCATCGGCGAGATCGCCGGGCGCGATGTCATCGTGCTGGACGACGAGATCGCCAAGGGCAGCACGGTGCTCGAACTCCTGCACCGGCTGCGCGAGTTGGGGCCGCGTTCGATCCGGGTGGCGTGCACGCACGGGCTGTTCGCGGCCGGTGCGCTGAAGCGGCTCGGGGAGCAGCCGGACGTGCTGGAGATCGTCTGCACCAACACCGTGCCGATCCCGGCCGACGAGCACACCGACAAGCTGCGCGTCCTGTCCATCGCCCCGGCCCTCGCCGAGGCGGTACGGCGGATCCACGACGGGGAGTCGGTCAGCGCGCTGTTCGAGGAGGGGTGA
- a CDS encoding anti-sigma factor antagonist (This anti-anti-sigma factor, or anti-sigma factor antagonist, belongs to a family that includes characterized members SpoIIAA, RsbV, RsfA, and RsfB.), with product MRREPVSLTRHLRVYAYRAYTVLEFRGEIDIVAAAEILPLLDRITGRPGARVVLDLRPVEFFDCSGLRLLYRARTRLLGHGGQAHLVCTHPLTLRVLRATGLSRLLPPHATPDAALAGAGAASGAR from the coding sequence GTGCGACGGGAACCCGTGTCCCTCACCCGGCATCTGCGCGTGTACGCGTATCGGGCGTACACCGTCCTGGAGTTCCGGGGCGAGATCGACATCGTGGCGGCGGCGGAGATCCTCCCGCTGCTGGACCGGATCACCGGCCGCCCCGGCGCCCGGGTGGTGCTCGATCTGCGGCCGGTGGAGTTCTTCGACTGCTCGGGGCTGCGCCTGCTCTACCGGGCGCGGACCCGGCTCCTCGGGCACGGCGGGCAGGCGCACCTGGTGTGCACCCACCCGCTGACCCTGCGCGTGCTGCGGGCGACGGGCCTGTCCCGGCTGCTGCCGCCGCACGCCACGCCGGACGCGGCCCTGGCGGGAGCCGGTGCCGCGTCCGGTGCGCGCTGA
- a CDS encoding NADP-dependent oxidoreductase — MNDVTTMRAIGQDVLGGPEVLREVTLERPEPRPNEVLVRVRAAGVNPTDWKHRATGGFLGEPPFVLGWDVSGEVAATGIGVAGFRPGDEVFGMLPYPFGHGSHAEYVIAPVRALWHKPASVDHTQAGALPLVSLTAWQALTERAGVRQGQRVLIHAAAGGVGHVAAQIATAHGAYVIGTASAAKHGFLREIGVDEPVDYHSTDVTEAVRDVDVVLDTLGGDTALRSLRTLRPGGILVSIVPVGSRELYDEAERLGVRAVRMLVDADRAGMRSVAELAGSGRLRATIAGTYLLADAAKAHEQGETGRTTGKLVLLAD; from the coding sequence ATGAACGACGTGACCACCATGCGAGCCATCGGCCAGGACGTCCTCGGCGGCCCCGAGGTGCTGCGGGAAGTGACGCTGGAGCGGCCGGAGCCACGGCCGAACGAGGTACTGGTCCGGGTGCGGGCCGCCGGTGTGAACCCCACCGACTGGAAGCACCGCGCCACCGGCGGATTCCTCGGCGAGCCCCCGTTCGTGCTCGGCTGGGACGTCTCCGGGGAGGTCGCCGCGACCGGGATCGGCGTGGCCGGGTTCCGGCCCGGCGACGAGGTGTTCGGCATGCTGCCCTACCCCTTCGGACACGGCTCGCACGCCGAGTACGTGATCGCCCCGGTCCGCGCCCTGTGGCACAAGCCGGCCTCGGTCGACCACACCCAGGCGGGCGCGCTGCCGCTGGTGTCGCTGACCGCCTGGCAGGCGCTGACCGAGCGGGCCGGGGTACGGCAGGGGCAGCGGGTGCTGATCCACGCGGCGGCCGGCGGGGTCGGGCATGTGGCCGCGCAGATCGCCACGGCGCACGGCGCGTACGTGATCGGCACGGCGAGCGCGGCCAAGCACGGCTTCCTGCGGGAGATCGGCGTGGACGAGCCGGTCGACTACCACTCCACCGATGTCACGGAGGCGGTACGGGACGTGGACGTCGTCCTGGACACCCTCGGCGGCGACACCGCCCTGCGCTCCCTGCGGACGCTGCGGCCCGGCGGGATCCTGGTGTCGATCGTGCCGGTGGGCTCCCGCGAGCTGTACGACGAGGCCGAGCGGCTCGGCGTACGGGCGGTACGGATGCTGGTGGACGCCGACCGGGCCGGAATGCGGTCGGTCGCGGAACTGGCCGGGTCGGGGCGGCTGAGGGCGACGATCGCCGGGACGTACCTGCTGGCCGACGCCGCGAAGGCGCACGAACAGGGCGAGACCGGGCGCACCACGGGGAAGCTGGTGCTGCTGGCCGACTGA
- a CDS encoding pyridoxamine 5'-phosphate oxidase family protein: MTPPPARTAEQRKKDTLHRLEHDEDAWVATAGPDGGAPYLVPLSFVWDGALLLFATPADSPTGRNLVDSGRVRLGIGSTRDVVMVDGSVQSVSPEDLPEEDAEVFAGKTGFDPRRLATRYLYFRVVPERVQAWRETNELPGRDLMREGRWLAEG; encoded by the coding sequence ATGACCCCGCCGCCCGCCCGCACCGCCGAGCAGCGCAAGAAGGACACCCTGCACCGGCTGGAACACGACGAGGACGCCTGGGTGGCCACGGCCGGACCCGACGGCGGCGCGCCCTACCTGGTGCCGCTGTCGTTCGTCTGGGACGGTGCCCTCCTGCTGTTCGCCACCCCGGCCGACAGCCCCACCGGCCGCAATCTGGTCGACAGCGGCCGGGTCCGGCTCGGCATCGGGTCGACCCGGGACGTCGTCATGGTGGACGGCAGCGTGCAGTCGGTGAGCCCGGAGGACCTGCCCGAGGAGGACGCGGAGGTCTTCGCCGGCAAGACCGGCTTCGACCCCCGGCGGCTCGCCACCCGCTATCTGTACTTCCGGGTCGTGCCCGAGCGCGTCCAGGCCTGGCGCGAGACGAACGAGCTGCCCGGGCGGGATCTCATGCGCGAGGGCCGGTGGCTGGCCGAGGGGTGA